From Lampris incognitus isolate fLamInc1 chromosome 13, fLamInc1.hap2, whole genome shotgun sequence, one genomic window encodes:
- the LOC130123132 gene encoding LOW QUALITY PROTEIN: follicle-stimulating hormone receptor-like (The sequence of the model RefSeq protein was modified relative to this genomic sequence to represent the inferred CDS: substituted 1 base at 1 genomic stop codon): MEKYLKALPVLTAVSEQTKPMAHLDMDDTKHHEDFNSQGAKEAESVRKITDVINNHMINPFTCEEQELMNISTGHKAASADLASAREKGLEALAAARKSDSEKVAQIKLATFAAKPKKSLSVAFKAKKVYEEESAVVRNLYFVQDLDEDRKVEVFGHEWTRCPASLFEPDPSLDQEDCQVELPELSCEKHEEADTRMFAHIAYSVKILHHKRAVVVATDTDVIMMCVYYITHMDGLQGLWVKTMDIFPPVHAITKALAGKYDVAAADLTSLLLSTYILTGCDTVSYLYRRGKRRAYTTAIKHLTDLLPLCRYGDPEESLGCSGRGHNRYIMSLYDRSDFGLFASIKGDMRCLPPTEDAFLLHLRRALHQLAVCKRAHMVQPTYPAASDFERQLVNGKLVATMMMKEAKPSEFKHSKCCRCKKSMCARGCSCARASVKVLSDLSLHTISSHSFEDLKGVQKIEISMSLTLETIQTLAFNSLLNLSEISIEKTRNLMYRMGGHAPPNLSLRFRLNSTNTQQRMRDVSATAVGDLPAHGLESVLVLLAQSAFALKRLPPLQGLWSPREAHLAYSSHCCALLTWSADRDFPIHPAWSNGSIYCDEFDPSARVQGVTGASSNTPLSVDMPSISDDDVFIRDGGFGDVNFRYPELDYCQSSRCTPEADAFNPCEDVAGFSFLRVAIWFISALTITGNLSVLLVFFTSRSKLTVPRFLMCHLAFADLCIGVYLLMIAIVDLRTRGRYSQHAAEWQTGPGCGAAGFLSVFGGELSIYTLSTITLERWHTITNALKPERRLGLMQAASVMAAGWLICLGMGTLPLVGVSSYNKVSMCLPMDIETPLAQAFIIILLLVNVAAFLTVCVCYMLIYLAVRNPEFPGRGADAKIAKRMAVLVFTDMLCMAPISFFAISAAFEVPLITVTNSKILLVLFFPINSCANPFLYAIFTKAFRKDAYQLMSSMGCCESKARTYRMRRACRSENVIRNRSTTSNNKGSRPVLRMAAFQQQSQHLXEEEDLVCGQKSREMV, encoded by the exons ATGGAGAAATACTTGAAAGCTCTTCCAGTTCTGACAGCTGTGTCAGAGCAGACAAAGCCTATGGCACACCTGGATATGGATGACACCAAACACCATGAGGACTTTAACAGCCAAGGTGCAAAGGAGGCAGAAAGTGTAAGGAAAATAACAGATGTCATCAACAACCACATGATCAATCCATTCACATGTGAAGAACAGGAGCTGATGAACATCTCAACAGGCCACAAAGCCGCATCTGCAGACTTGGCGAGCGCTCGTGAAAAAGGACTGGAGGCACTGGCTGCAGCAAGAAAATCAGACAGTGAGAAAGTAGCCCAAATAAAACTTGCCACCTTTGCAGCAAAGCCAAAAAAGTCACTCTCCGTGGCATTCAAAGCCAAGAAGGTCTACGAGGAAGAGAGTGCAGTTGTCCGGAACCTGTACTTTGTGCAGGACTTAGATGAAGACAGGAAGGTGGAAGTCTTTGGTCATGAATGGACAAGATGCCCAGCCTCCCTGTTTGAGCCAGATCCGTCCCTTGACCAAG AAGATTGTCAGGTTGAGCTTCCAGAACTTTCCTGTGAGAAACATGAGGAGGCAGATACCAGGATGTTTGCTCACATTGCATACTCAGTAAAAATTCTGCACCACAAACGGGCTGTAGTGGTTGCGACTGACACGGATGTGATCATGATGTGCGTGTACTACATCACACACATGGACGGCCTGCAGGGGCTGTGGGTGAAGACGATGGATATCTTCCCACCTGTTCATGCCATCACGAAAGCTCTGGCAGGGAAGTATGATGTTGCCGCTGCAGATCTTACATCCCTTCTCCTCAGCACCTACATACTTACCGGATGTGACACAGTGAGCTATCTGTACAGAAGAGGAAAAAGGCGGGCTTACACAACTGCCATTAAACACCTGACAGACCTTCTGCCGCTGTGCAGGTACGGTGACCCTGAGGAAAGCCTTGGATGTTCAGGAAGAGGTCATAACAGATACATCATGTCACTCTATGACAGGAGTGACTTTGGACTCTTTGCGAGCATCAAAGGAGACATGCGTTGCCTTCCACCGACCGAAGATGCCTTCCTGTTACACCTTCGCCGAGCCCTGCATCAGTTGGCGGTGTGTAAGCGGGCACACATGGTTCAGCCTACCTACCCGGCTGCCAGTGATTTTGAGAGACAGCTTGTCAATGGCAAATTGGTGGCAACCATGATGATGAAGGAGGCAAAACCTTCTGAATTCAAACACAGCAAATGCTGTCGCTGCAAGAAAAGCATGTGTGCCCGAGGATGCTCCTGTGCAAGAGCCAGTGTGAA AGTCCTGAGCGACCTCTCTCTCCACACTATCTCCAGCCATTCTTTCGAGGATCTGAAAGGAGTCCAGAAAAT TGAGATTTCAATGAGCCTCACTCTGGAAACCATTCAGACGTTGGCGTTCAACAGTCTTCTCAACCTCTCGGAGAT CTCAATCGAGAAAACCAGGAATCTGATGTACCGCATGGGGGGACATGCGCCCCCAAATTTGTCCCTCCGATTTAGACTAAATAGCACAAACACTCAGCAGCGGATGAG GGATGTCTCTGCAACAGCGGTCGGGGACCTACCAGCGCACGGACTCGAGTCGGTTTTGGTCTTGCTGGCCCAGTCGGCGTTCGCTTTAAAGAGGCTGCCTCCCCTGCAAGGACTCTGGAGCCCGCGAGAGGCCCACCTCGCCTACAGCAGCCACTGCTGTGCGTTGCTCACCTGGAGCGCAGACAG GGATTTCCCCATTCACCCGGCATGGAGTAATGGATCCATATATTGTGATGAGTTTGACCCTTCAGCGAG GGTTCAAGGTGTAACTGGAGCTTCATCAAACACACCCCTTTCTGTGGATATGCCATCTATTTCCGACGATGATGTGTTTATCAGAGACGGAGGCTTTGGAGACGTGAATTTCCGGTATCCAGAACTGGACTACTGCCAGAGTTCCCGGTGCACCCCTGAAGCCGATGCTTTCAACCCTTGCGAGGACGTTGCAGGTTTCAGTTTTCTCAGAGTCGCCATTTGGTTTATCAGCGCACTGACCATCACGGGTAACCTGTCGGTGCTGCTAGTTTTCTTTACCAGCCGGAGCAAGCTGACCGTACCGCGCTTCCTCATGTGCCACCTGGCTTTCGCAGACCTCTGCATTGGAGTCTACCTTCTGATGATAGCCATTGTGGATCTGCGCACACGTGGACGCTACAGTCAGCATGCCGCTGAATGGCAGACTGGGCCCGGTTGCGGTGCCGCCGGCTTCTTGTCTGTATTTGGTGGGGAACTGTCAATCTACACACTTTCCACTATCACTCTGGAGCGCTGGCATACCATCACCAATGCTCTGAAGCCAGAACGCCGTCTTGGCCTCATGCAGGCTGCTAGTGTAATGGCAGCTGGCTGGTTGATCTGTCTGGGCATGGGAACACTACCCCTGGTTGGTGTAAGCAGCTACAACAAAGTCAGCATGTGCTTGCCAATGGACATAGAAACCCCCCTGGCTCAGGCCTTCATCATAATCCTGCTGCTCGTCAACGTGGCCGCCTTCCTTACCGTGTGTGTTTGCTACATGCTGATCTACTTGGCTGTGAGGAACCCCGAGTTCCCTGGACGTGGCGCTGATGCCAAAATCGCCAAGCGCATGGCTGTGCTTGTTTTCACCGACATGCTGTGCATGGCGCCGATCTCCTTCTTTGCCATCTCGGCAGCGTTCGAGGTGCCCCTAATCACAGTTACTAACTCCAAGATTCTCCTGGTGCTCTTCTTCCCCATCAACTCCTGTGCTAATCCCTTCCTTTATGCCATCTTCACCAAGGCTTTCAGGAAGGATGCCTACCAGCTCATGAGCAGCATGGGTTGCTGCGAGAGCAAAGCCAGGACTTATCGCATGAGGAGGGCCTGCCGCTCAGAAAATGTCATTAGGAACAGATCAACCACCTCCAACAACAAGGGTTCCCGCCCGGTGCTGAGAATGGCTGCCTTTCAGCAACAGAGCCAacatttataagaggaggaagaccTCGTCTGTGGACA AAAGAGCCGCGAGATGGTTTGA